The nucleotide window GTCGATGAGTTAAAACAATCACTGCCTGAAAGCGTTGAGATTTGGAAAGCTTACGGTGTGGCTTCTGGTGATGAAAACGGTGCTAAAAGCGCGCTACCAGAATTACTGAAAAGCAACGTGACTCGTCACCTACTAGATACTAAAGTGGGTTCTCAAACGGGTGGTACAGGCCAAGCGTTCGATTGGAGCCTAATCAACGACCAAAGCGCAATCATGTTGGCGGGTGGTCTAAACCCAGAAAACGCTAACCAAGCAGCTAAATTGGGCTGCTTAGGATTAGACCTAAACTCTGGCGTTGAATCCGCTCCAGGTAAAAAAGACGCAGACAAACTGCAACGCGCTTTTACAGCGATTCGTAATTACTAGTCCAAGCTCGGCTCTAGGGATTAGAAAGCAGAAACTAAAAACATATTTGTGAGCTTTGCTTTAGCGAAGCTCAAACAAGATAAAATGACTTGGTGTGAAGACACATCAATAGAATTGAAGGAATAACACAATGGCTAAACTCGATGCCTACTTCGGTGAATACGGTGGTCAATACGTACCGCAGATCCTAGTGCCAGCACTAGACCAACTAGAACAAGCATTTATCGATGCACAAGCCGATCCTGAGTTCCGCAGTGAATTCATGACGCTTCTGCAAGAGTACGCAGGTCGCCCAACGGCACTAACGCTTACGCGTAACCTGACTAAAGGTACAAAAACCAAACTGTACCTAAAGCGTGAAGATCTACTTCACGGCGGTGCTCACAAGACAAACCAAGTACTTGGCCAAGCGCTACTTGCTAAACGTATGGGTAAGCAAGAAATCATCGCTGAAACAGGCGCAGGCCAACACGGCGTTGCAACTGCTCTAGCGTGTGCTCTATTAGGCCTTAAGTGTCGCGTTTACATGGGTGCTAAAGACGTTGAACGTCAAAGCCCGAACGTATTCCGTATGAAGCTAATGGGCGCAGAGGTTATCCCTGTTCATTCTGGCTCTTCAACGCTAAAAGACGCATGTAACGAAGCACTACGTGACTGGTCTGCAACTTATGAAGACGCGCACTACCTGCTAGGTACTGCGGCTGGCCCTCACCCATTCCCAACGATTGTTCGTGATTTCCAACGCATGATCGGTGAAGAAACGAAGAACCAAATTCTAGCTCGTGAAGGTCGCCTTCCTGATGCCGTTATCGCTTGTGTAGGTGGTGGTTCTAACGCTATCGGCATGTTCGCTGATTTCATTGAAGAAGAGTCTGTTCGCCTAATCGGTGTAGAGCCTGCTGGTAAAGGTATTGATACCGACCAACACGGCGCACCACTTAAACACGGTAAAACAGGTATTTTCTTCGGTATGAAAGCACCACTGATGCAAGATGAGAACGGCCAAGTAGAAGAGTCTTACTCTGTTTCTGCGGGTCTAGATTTCCCATCAGTTGGTCCTCAACACGCACACCTAAATGCGATTGGCCGTGCTGAATACGACAACGTGACCGATGACGAAGCACTAGAAGCGTTCCAATTGATTGCACGTAAAGAAGGTATTATCGCAGCGCTAGAGTCATCTCATGCTTTGGCTCATGCAGTTAAAATGGCTCACGACAACCCTGAGAAAGAACAGCTATTAGTCGTTAACTTATCTGGTCGTGGTGACAAAGACATTTTCTCTGTACACGACATTCTTAAAGAGAAAGGAGCATTATAATGGATCGCTATCAATCACTCTTCACTCGCTTAGCTGAAAAGAATCAGGGCGCATTTGTACCATTCGTAACGGTTGGCGATCCTAACCCTGAGCAGTCTCTTAAGATCATGGAAACCTTAGTTGAAGCGGGTGCAGATGCACTTGAGCTTGGTATCCCATTCTCAGATCCGCTTGCAGATGGTCCAACAATCCAAGGCGCAAACATTCGTGCTTTAGATTCTAAAGTAACGCCAGATGTGTGTTTTGATCTTATTGGTCAAATTCGCGCTAAATACCCAGAGCTACCAATCGGCCTACTGATGTACGCAAACTTGGTTTACGCACGTGGTATAGAAAATTTTTACGAACGCTGCGCAAAAGCAGGTATCGATTCAGTATTGATTGCTGATGTTCCAACCAACGAGAGTGGCGAGTTTGTTGCTGCAGCTAAGAAGTTTGGAGTTCACCCAATCTTTATTGCTCCGCCAACAGCAAGCGATGAAACACTTCAATCAGTTTCTGAGCTAGGTGGCGGTTACACATACCTACTTTCTCGCTCAGGCGTAACGGGTGCAGAAACAAAAGCAAATATGCCTGTGACAGCCCTACTTGATCGTTTGAACAAATTTGATGCGCCACCAGCACTGCTTGGTTTCGGTATCTCTGCTCCTGAACAAGTGAAAGAAGCGATTGTAGCTGGCGCTGCAGGTGCTATCTCTGGCTCAGCGGTTGTGAAAATCATTGAAAACAACGTTGAACAACCAGAAGCAATGCTTAAAGCCCTTGCGGAGTTTGTTACGCCAATGAAAGCGGCTACGCAGAAATAATCGACGCTCGTAATCAATGGTCATTAAATAGAACCAGCGATTCAAATACTAAAAGGCTCCACAGTTGTGGAGCCTTTTTTATTGCTCTTCATTTGAGCCAATCACTCATCGGCTTTCATCGCTTTCTTGATTGCAGCCTCATTGAGTGTCGCTTTGATCGGATCGGTTATCTTCTCGACCAGATCGATGGGCATTGGGAATATGATTGTGGAAGTTCGCTCATTCGCTACTTCTGTTAGTGTTTGCATGTAACGCAGCTGAATCGCATTTGGCGCTTGATTAAGAACCTCTGCAGCCTCTTTCAGCTTGGTTGATGCTTCTAGTTCCCCTGTTGCATGGATCACCTTAGCTCGACGTGAACGTTCCGCCTCGGCTTGCTTAGCTAGAGCTCGCACCATACTGTCATCAAGATCCACATGCTTGATCTCGACATTGGCAATCTTGATCCCCCAGTTATCGGTGTGTTGATCCAGTATCGCTTGCAAGTCTCTATTGAGCTCTTCACGCTCAGACAATAGCTCATCCAACTCATGCTGTCCTAATACTGAACGCAGCGTTGTTTGTGACAGTTGGCTGGTCGCTTCGAGGTAGTTCTCTACATTATTGATCGCCATCTTCGGATCCAGCACTCGAAAATAGACCACAGCATTCACCTTCACTGACACGTTATCGCGTGTGATCAAATCTTGCGTCGGCACGTCCAACACGATAGTTCGTAGATCCACTCGCACAATTTGTTGGATGAAAGGAATGATGATAATTAACCCCGGCCCTTTCACACCGTAAAATCGCCCAAGGAAAAAAACCACTGCACGTTCATATTCGCGCAGAACTCTGAACATGCTGGCTATCAACAAGATAACGAGCACAATGACAATACCTATAGTGTGTATAAACATAACCGCCCCCTAATAGTAACGATGGCTAAGCAATTAATAATTCGATAACGTTTGTTCTAGCATGCCGCGCTAGCTAGATTTCGATGATGTATCATCGGGCAGCGCCTCAACATCCAAAGATAGCCCCGTCAGCTTGGTCACTCTGATGATCTGCCCCACTTGCAATTCACTCGCACATTTGGCTTGCCAGATCTCACCTTCGACTAGCACACGCCCCGCACCAGGGAAGCCGTTTACCACTTTGCCCGTGTCACCGACTACCGCTTCCATCCCCGTAGTCACTGGTTTGTTTCTCACTCGGACTAGCATTGATATTGTTACGACGATAAAGGCAACAGAGAACAAACTGATCCCGATAATTAGTGGCAATGCGATTTGATAACCTGGTACTTCGGTATCCATCAACATGATTGAACCGAGCGTAAACGCAGCAACTCCGCCCAAACCAAAAATACCAAAGCTAGGGCTAAAGGCCTCTGCGACCATCAAAGCAATTCCCAATAGGATTAAAGCAAGGCCCGCGTAACTCACAGGCAGCATTTGTAAGGAGTACATCGCTAATAACAGACAGATACCACCCAAAACACCCGGTAGCCCG belongs to Vibrio splendidus and includes:
- the trpB gene encoding tryptophan synthase subunit beta; the protein is MAKLDAYFGEYGGQYVPQILVPALDQLEQAFIDAQADPEFRSEFMTLLQEYAGRPTALTLTRNLTKGTKTKLYLKREDLLHGGAHKTNQVLGQALLAKRMGKQEIIAETGAGQHGVATALACALLGLKCRVYMGAKDVERQSPNVFRMKLMGAEVIPVHSGSSTLKDACNEALRDWSATYEDAHYLLGTAAGPHPFPTIVRDFQRMIGEETKNQILAREGRLPDAVIACVGGGSNAIGMFADFIEEESVRLIGVEPAGKGIDTDQHGAPLKHGKTGIFFGMKAPLMQDENGQVEESYSVSAGLDFPSVGPQHAHLNAIGRAEYDNVTDDEALEAFQLIARKEGIIAALESSHALAHAVKMAHDNPEKEQLLVVNLSGRGDKDIFSVHDILKEKGAL
- the trpA gene encoding tryptophan synthase subunit alpha, yielding MDRYQSLFTRLAEKNQGAFVPFVTVGDPNPEQSLKIMETLVEAGADALELGIPFSDPLADGPTIQGANIRALDSKVTPDVCFDLIGQIRAKYPELPIGLLMYANLVYARGIENFYERCAKAGIDSVLIADVPTNESGEFVAAAKKFGVHPIFIAPPTASDETLQSVSELGGGYTYLLSRSGVTGAETKANMPVTALLDRLNKFDAPPALLGFGISAPEQVKEAIVAGAAGAISGSAVVKIIENNVEQPEAMLKALAEFVTPMKAATQK
- a CDS encoding slipin family protein; the protein is MFIHTIGIVIVLVILLIASMFRVLREYERAVVFFLGRFYGVKGPGLIIIIPFIQQIVRVDLRTIVLDVPTQDLITRDNVSVKVNAVVYFRVLDPKMAINNVENYLEATSQLSQTTLRSVLGQHELDELLSEREELNRDLQAILDQHTDNWGIKIANVEIKHVDLDDSMVRALAKQAEAERSRRAKVIHATGELEASTKLKEAAEVLNQAPNAIQLRYMQTLTEVANERTSTIIFPMPIDLVEKITDPIKATLNEAAIKKAMKADE